In one Musa acuminata AAA Group cultivar baxijiao chromosome BXJ2-5, Cavendish_Baxijiao_AAA, whole genome shotgun sequence genomic region, the following are encoded:
- the LOC103985579 gene encoding pentatricopeptide repeat-containing protein At4g21065-like, with amino-acid sequence MNQAYRLHARLIKTLDLTALHSFLLLSVHHPSTLPYVRAAFVRHQPSLLRHSAAFPFNTLIRASAADPSDALAAFSLMRAAAVPPDLFTFPLLLKACSLLPFSCADGPRRHPGVAAHALAVKHGLSADLYVANTLVRLYSGFALLDAALQIFVEMPLRDAVSWSALISSLASNGHDETALDAFRLMQACSPDAAPDEVTVITVITAVAHLGAPDLAAWVDRYVARRGFALTAKMGTALITMHSRCGSMDRAARVFDGMPQRERGVRAWTAMIVGYAAHGRSAEALGAFDRMVGDAGLRPDHVALIGVLTACSHGGLLEEGWRVFRSMERTPGMEPRMEHYGCMVDMMGRGGRVREAYDFVEGMPVRPNAVIWRTLLGACVSHGDVALAEQVKRRIAETEPGHDGDYVLLSNAYGWIGRWEEKDRVRCAMRVAGVAKRPGCSSLRV; translated from the coding sequence ATGAACCAAGCCTACAGGCTCCACGCCCGCCTCATCAAGACCCTCGACCTCACTGCCCTgcactccttcctcctcctctccgtcCACCACCCCTCCACCCTCCCCTACGTCCGAGCTGCCTTCGTCCGCCACCAGCCGTCCCTGCTCCGCCACTCCGCCGCATTCCCTTTCAACACGCTCATCCGCGCCTCTGCTGCCGACCCCTCTGACGCCCTCGCTGCTTTCAGCCTCATGCGCGCAGCCGCGGTCCCCCCGGACCTCTTCACGTTCCCCCTCCTCCTCAAGGCCTGCtcgctcctccccttctcctgcgCCGATGGCCCCCGTCGCCACCCGGGCGTCGCCGCCCACGCCCTCGCCGTCAAGCACGGCCTTTCCGCCGACCTCTACGTTGCCAACACCCTTGTTCGTCTCTACAGCGGGTTCGCTCTCCTCGACGCCGCTCTCCAGATTTTCGTCGAAATGCCCCTGAGGGATGCCGTCTCGTGGTCTGCTCTTATTTCCTCGCTCGCGTCCAATGGCCACGACGAGACCGCCCTCGACGCTTTCCGCCTCATGCAGGCTTGCTCCCCCGACGCGGCGCCTGACGAGGTTACCGTGATCACTGTGATCACGGCGGTCGCACACCTCGGCGCTCCGGACCTTGCCGCCTGGGTGGACCGCTACGTGGCTCGACGAGGGTTCGCCCTGACGGCCAAGATGGGCACGGCGCTGATCACGATGCACTCGCGGTGCGGGTCCATGGACCGAGCCGCGAGGGTGTTCGACGGGATGCCGCAGCGGGAGCGAGGCGTGAGGGCGTGGACGGCCATGATCGTCGGGTACGCGGCGCACGGGCGGAGCGCCGAGGCCCTGGGAGCTTTCGACCGGATGGTGGGCGACGCGGGGCTGCGGCCCGACCACGTAGCGCTGATCGGGGTGCTGACGGCGTGCAGCCACGGGGGCCTGCTGGAGGAAGGGTGGCGAGTGTTCCGGAGCATGGAGCGGACGCCCGGGATGGAGCCGCGGATGGAGCACTACGGTTGCATGGTGGACATGATGGGGAGGGGGGGGCGCGTGAGGGAGGCGTACGACTTCGTGGAGGGGATGCCGGTGAGACCCAACGCGGTGATCTGGAGGACGCTCCTGGGTGCGTGCGTCAGCCACGGCGACGTTGCGCTGGCGGAGCAGGTGAAGAGGAGGATAGCGGAGACGGAGCCTGGGCACGATGGGGATTACGTGCTGCTGTCGAATGCCTATGGATGGATCGGGCGGTGGGAGGAGAAGGATCGAGTCCGGTGCGCGATGAGGGTGGCGGGCGTGGCAAAGAGGCCCGGGTGCAGCTCACTTCGTGTCTGA
- the LOC103985578 gene encoding DNA replication complex GINS protein SLD5 translates to MSGPWSEEAEEDASSLAGTTDVELIKRAWRNEKAAPEILQFEGPLVLRVREQIQLLEETVEESTENGSNDLVVSLYQMDLDRTLFLLRSYLRIRLQKIEKYMIHISKTNLWNRLSEQEKKFAKRCTEIMEKLLEQSVLARLPYGYESFLKQSISSEEDDMVPEPQLDTFVFCKAKDAVGAFQLDDSGDEIVDLVADDLYVIRYKSIKGLVEAGQIDLV, encoded by the exons ATGTCGGGGCCGTGGagcgaggaggcggaggaggatgcGTCATCGCTGGCAGGGACGACTGACGTTGAGCTGATCAAGCGGGCATGGCGGAACGAGAAGGCCGCCCCCGAGATCCTTCAGTTCGAGGGTCCGCTCGTCCTCCGCGTCCGAGAGCAGATCCAGCTCCTT GAAGAGACAGTGGAGGAATCTACGGAGAATGGTTCCAATGATCTAGTTGTTTCTCTTTACCAAATGGATTTAGATCGCACCCTATTTCTTTTGAGATCTTATCTTCGAATCCGTCTACAAAAG ATTGAGAAATATATGATCCACATATCCAAGACTAATCTTTGGAACCGGCTTTCTGAGCAAGAAAAGAAGTTTGCAAAAAG GTGCACAGAGATAATGGAGAAGCTTCTTGAGCAGTCTGTGCTAGCAAGATTGCCCTATGGCTACGAGTCCTTTCTGAAACAATCAATATCAAGTGAAGAAGATGATATGG TTCCCGAGCCCCAGTTAGATACATTCGTCTTCTGCAAGGCAAAGGATGCTGTTGGAGCTTTTCAGCTGGATGACAG TGGGGATGAGATTGTGGACTTGGTTGCTGATGACTTGTATGTCATCCGTTATAAATCCATAAAAGGTTTGGTGGAGGCTGGCCAGATTGATCTTGTGTGA